One Archangium lipolyticum genomic region harbors:
- a CDS encoding cation diffusion facilitator family transporter, whose protein sequence is MRRVDAPLLVERNRKIRNVLAAILVANWAVALAKLVFGLLSDSAAVTADGVHSFIDGGSNVLGLVAMSVASRPADEDHPYGHGKFEALASLGIGAMIGIAMLELGRMAFDSLLHDRHPQVTPLMAGVMGGTLLVNLAVTSIERQQGEKLKSPLLLADARHTLSDVGVSLAVLVSIGLVWLGYPKADGIVTLVVLVVVARVAWGIVKQAVGILSDTARLDPQKVMNLTLQVPGVRSCRDVRSRGMEGTVYVDLKIEVDPQLTTARAHELADAVETRLQAEFPEVVDVVVHVEPAR, encoded by the coding sequence GTGCGCCGCGTGGACGCCCCCCTGCTCGTCGAGCGCAACCGCAAGATTCGCAACGTTCTCGCCGCCATCCTCGTGGCCAACTGGGCCGTGGCGCTGGCCAAGCTCGTCTTCGGGTTGTTGAGCGACTCCGCCGCCGTGACGGCCGACGGCGTGCACTCCTTCATCGACGGAGGCTCCAACGTGCTCGGGCTGGTGGCCATGTCGGTGGCCTCCCGGCCGGCGGACGAGGATCACCCCTACGGCCACGGCAAGTTCGAGGCCCTGGCCTCGCTGGGCATCGGGGCGATGATCGGCATCGCCATGCTGGAGCTGGGGCGCATGGCCTTCGACTCGCTGCTGCACGACCGGCACCCCCAGGTGACTCCGCTCATGGCCGGGGTGATGGGGGGCACGCTGCTGGTCAACCTGGCCGTCACGAGCATCGAGCGCCAGCAGGGAGAGAAGCTCAAGAGCCCCCTGCTGCTGGCGGACGCGCGGCACACGCTGTCCGACGTGGGCGTGAGCCTGGCGGTGCTGGTGTCCATCGGGCTGGTGTGGCTGGGCTATCCGAAGGCGGACGGTATCGTCACGCTGGTGGTGCTGGTGGTGGTGGCCCGGGTGGCGTGGGGCATCGTCAAGCAGGCGGTGGGCATCCTCTCGGACACGGCGCGGTTGGATCCGCAGAAGGTGATGAACCTGACCCTCCAGGTACCGGGCGTGCGCTCGTGCCGTGACGTGCGCAGCCGGGGCATGGAGGGGACGGTGTACGTGGACCTGAAGATCGAGGTGGATCCGCAGCTCACCACCGCGCGGGCCCACGAGCTGGCCGACGCCGTGGAGACCCGGCTTCAGGCCGAGTTCCCCGAGGTGGTGGACGTGGTGGTGCACGTGGAGCCCGCCCGGTGA
- a CDS encoding ExeM/NucH family extracellular endonuclease — protein sequence MRRLVAIIPALVLALAGRAEAVDACPDGVPLTAIPSIQGSGATSPLSGRTVATEGVVIGDFQPAELRSGFFIQAAQGDGNPSTSDGLFVYVPRSNPLSSIDVRTGDRVRVSGTVKEFRTGSDTLTELDFVTELLVCSSGAGIPPTPVALPVGSVAELEAYEGMLVTYPQVLTVTETFDLGRYGALLLSSGGRLFNPTHGQGSTPEENARRRILLDDASSRQNPSPIPFLSSPGPDGTRRVGDTVRGLTGVLAYESSEYRIYPTLSPAFVNANPRTAAPEPLAGRLKVASFNVLNYFTTLGSRGANTAVEFARQKAKIVAALKAMDADIVGLIEVENNGMTALQDLVDALNAAYGTGSGTPEYAAVPDPLTGTGSDVIKVAFIYKPRSVSRVGESLSFPDPIFDRHPVAQTFRPVDGSGQDGSDFTVIINHFKSKGSCPTSGDVDLGQGCWNLKRVEQSRKLLQFIAELQGRSNDPDVLVIGDLNAYGEEDPVRTLVAGGLEHLSLRIPAARRYSYVFEGQSGELDHALATPSLSEQVRGITIWHINADEPPVLDYNTEFKTDDRYAPTPYRASDHDPLIIGLDTNPVCTVAPGAPTLELDDGREMTLECGVDPWMDPGARAWDACGPLEVHTYNSGHDAYGPGPNWRAQGTYPVQYIAWTSEGWTVSAVRSVHVEDRTPPTLRLKGDARMTHTCGSGWVDPWVESLDACYGNVAPTVWTTGYVNGWAEGVYTVRYEVRDSAGNAAPPVTRTVEVIDCPW from the coding sequence ATGAGGCGACTTGTCGCGATCATCCCCGCCCTGGTACTCGCACTGGCCGGGCGGGCGGAAGCTGTCGACGCCTGCCCGGATGGCGTCCCCCTCACCGCCATCCCGTCCATCCAGGGCAGCGGCGCCACCAGTCCCCTCTCCGGGCGCACGGTGGCCACCGAGGGCGTCGTCATCGGGGACTTCCAGCCCGCGGAGCTGCGGAGCGGCTTCTTCATCCAGGCGGCCCAGGGGGACGGCAATCCCTCCACCAGCGACGGCCTCTTCGTCTACGTCCCCAGGAGCAACCCTCTGTCGTCCATCGACGTGAGGACGGGCGACCGGGTCCGCGTGAGCGGCACCGTCAAGGAGTTCCGCACCGGCAGCGACACCCTCACCGAGCTCGACTTCGTCACGGAGCTCCTCGTCTGCTCCAGCGGCGCCGGGATCCCCCCCACTCCAGTGGCGCTGCCGGTGGGCTCCGTGGCGGAGCTCGAGGCTTACGAGGGCATGCTCGTCACCTATCCCCAGGTGCTCACCGTCACGGAGACGTTCGACCTCGGCCGCTACGGTGCGCTCCTCCTGTCCAGTGGAGGACGCCTCTTCAACCCCACCCATGGCCAGGGCAGCACTCCCGAGGAGAACGCCCGTCGGCGCATCCTCCTCGATGACGCCAGCTCACGGCAGAACCCCTCCCCCATCCCGTTCCTGTCCTCGCCTGGCCCGGACGGCACCCGCCGCGTCGGTGACACCGTGCGAGGCCTGACCGGCGTGCTCGCCTACGAGTCCAGCGAGTACCGCATCTACCCCACCCTCTCTCCGGCCTTCGTCAACGCCAACCCGCGCACCGCCGCACCAGAGCCACTCGCCGGCCGGCTGAAGGTCGCCAGCTTCAACGTCCTCAACTACTTCACCACGCTCGGCTCGCGCGGCGCCAACACGGCCGTGGAGTTCGCGCGTCAGAAGGCGAAGATCGTCGCGGCGCTGAAGGCCATGGACGCGGACATCGTCGGCCTCATCGAGGTGGAGAACAACGGCATGACCGCCCTCCAGGATCTGGTGGATGCGCTCAACGCCGCCTACGGCACGGGGAGCGGCACTCCCGAATACGCCGCGGTGCCCGATCCCCTCACCGGCACCGGGAGCGACGTCATCAAGGTCGCCTTCATCTACAAGCCCCGGTCGGTCAGCCGGGTGGGCGAGTCCCTCAGCTTCCCGGACCCGATCTTCGACCGCCATCCGGTCGCGCAGACCTTCCGTCCGGTGGACGGTAGCGGCCAGGACGGTTCGGACTTCACCGTGATCATCAATCACTTCAAGTCCAAGGGCTCCTGCCCCACCAGTGGGGACGTGGACCTGGGCCAGGGCTGCTGGAACCTCAAGCGCGTCGAACAATCGCGCAAGCTCCTCCAGTTCATCGCCGAGCTCCAGGGGCGCTCGAACGATCCGGATGTGCTCGTCATCGGCGACCTGAACGCCTACGGCGAGGAGGATCCGGTGCGCACGCTCGTGGCCGGAGGACTGGAGCACCTGAGCCTGCGGATTCCGGCCGCACGCCGCTATAGCTACGTCTTCGAGGGCCAGTCGGGTGAGCTGGACCACGCCCTGGCCACACCGAGCCTGTCCGAGCAGGTGCGCGGCATCACGATCTGGCACATCAACGCGGACGAGCCGCCGGTGCTGGACTACAACACCGAGTTCAAGACCGATGACCGCTACGCGCCCACGCCGTACCGCGCGAGCGATCACGATCCCCTCATCATCGGGCTCGACACGAACCCCGTCTGCACGGTGGCCCCGGGAGCACCCACGCTGGAGCTCGATGACGGCCGGGAGATGACGCTGGAGTGCGGAGTGGACCCCTGGATGGATCCAGGCGCTCGAGCGTGGGACGCGTGCGGCCCACTGGAGGTGCATACGTACAACTCGGGCCACGACGCCTACGGGCCGGGCCCGAACTGGCGCGCCCAGGGCACCTACCCGGTGCAGTACATCGCGTGGACCTCGGAGGGATGGACCGTGAGCGCCGTCCGCTCGGTGCACGTGGAGGACCGGACTCCTCCGACGCTGCGGCTGAAGGGGGACGCGCGGATGACGCACACGTGCGGGAGCGGCTGGGTGGACCCCTGGGTGGAGTCGCTGGACGCGTGTTACGGGAACGTGGCCCCCACCGTGTGGACGACGGGGTACGTGAACGGCTGGGCGGAGGGCGTGTACACCGTGCGCTACGAGGTGAGGGACAGCGCGGGCAACGCCGCGCCGCCCGTGACGCGCACCGTGGAAGTCATCGACTGCCCCTGGTGA
- a CDS encoding FG-GAP-like repeat-containing protein: protein MKLKRNSQSPECRQREQRRGRLFVALMALASGSACGTVESQEPGNGAKGVSNLSERCEVPPPFTGHFEPELQWKWEGSEVLPAFKQVMMQPVVVDVNRDGTPDIVFSTFDGDFYNEKARANENANVNGVLRAVSGNGGAELWTVTNAEYRVKPAASIAAGDIDGDGAVEICGIPENGRGIICFENDGTFKFRSAPDANDYNEWGGPSLADLDGDGTVEILDGNRVYDNTGALKWVGARGMDGALYTGPISFAADIDQDGKQEVVNGHTVYRHDGSIKCTNMQMEGGGYSAVANFDGDAAGEIVVTGREKVTLLDDDCSLLWSRDVHFTDPGQGFPTSRGHGGAPNIEDFDGDGQLEIGLAGDWNYTVYGANGAVKWTLPIQEYSSGKTTSTTFDLDGDGKLEVIYADELWLRILDGVTGAVRWQTRHSSGTTYEYPIVADVDGDNAAEILVVENNHGAPGFNGLRVYHDTQEGWANTRRIWNQHAYSVTNVNNDGTIPAQPATNWLNPQLNTFRSNTAGFFGEGPSPYAAADLVASIVSSGCESGTLSINAQVRNQGQAAVAAGLKVAFYKGNPASGGTLLAVGTVPNALAAGASAGVSVSFTSTSTGTAEVFVVADDDGTGQGRDIECREDNNSASASVDLTCKATPSNLPPVAICRDVTVSADATCRGGASVNNGSYDPDKGPAPLSINEVPNASFGLGSHPVVLTASDGEASAQCTGTVTVVDTTKPAMECPASQTIETCSAAGAKANFSTTAVDNCGPAPVTCSKASGSTFPVGDTAVTCSAKDGSGNATSCGFNVKVVGDSTPPVLSCPTSPVVVNTCSCGGAKATFEAKATDNCGPVAVTCSKASGSTFPDGDTAVSCSTKDAFGNAASCRFTVRVQQGGDSVPPTPGADKGYELWAPNHKYEYAPIKLSQCAAPAKDACGNPLPLDRYGRILRITSDEVEDANGNGDGRTCNDMVIVNNTSMQLRAEREGTGDGRVYTVHYVVKNDAGLSTESTCRIYVPHDQSGRGAVDSGAKFCVGTGCPGNTAEHSPLCK, encoded by the coding sequence ATGAAACTCAAACGCAACAGCCAGAGCCCCGAGTGTCGTCAGCGGGAGCAGAGGCGTGGGCGGCTCTTCGTCGCGCTGATGGCGCTGGCCTCGGGGAGCGCTTGCGGCACGGTGGAGTCACAGGAGCCCGGTAACGGGGCGAAAGGGGTGAGCAACCTCTCGGAGCGCTGTGAGGTTCCGCCGCCGTTCACGGGCCACTTCGAGCCGGAGCTGCAGTGGAAGTGGGAGGGCAGCGAGGTCCTTCCTGCCTTCAAGCAGGTGATGATGCAGCCGGTGGTGGTGGACGTGAACCGGGACGGCACGCCGGACATCGTCTTCAGCACCTTCGACGGTGACTTCTACAACGAGAAGGCCCGGGCGAACGAGAACGCCAACGTGAACGGCGTGCTCCGGGCGGTGAGCGGCAACGGCGGCGCCGAGCTGTGGACGGTGACGAACGCGGAGTACCGGGTGAAGCCGGCGGCCAGCATCGCCGCGGGAGACATCGACGGTGACGGCGCGGTGGAGATCTGCGGCATTCCGGAGAACGGCCGCGGCATCATCTGCTTCGAGAACGACGGTACCTTCAAGTTCCGCTCGGCCCCGGACGCGAACGACTACAACGAGTGGGGCGGCCCCTCGCTGGCGGATCTGGACGGCGACGGCACCGTGGAGATCCTCGACGGCAACCGCGTCTACGACAACACGGGCGCGCTGAAGTGGGTGGGCGCGCGGGGGATGGATGGAGCCCTGTACACGGGCCCGATCTCCTTCGCGGCGGACATCGACCAGGACGGCAAGCAGGAGGTGGTCAACGGCCACACCGTCTACCGGCACGATGGCTCCATCAAGTGCACCAACATGCAGATGGAGGGCGGTGGCTACTCGGCCGTGGCCAACTTCGATGGCGACGCGGCGGGTGAGATCGTCGTGACGGGCCGCGAGAAGGTGACGCTGCTGGACGATGACTGCTCGCTGCTGTGGAGCCGGGACGTCCACTTCACGGATCCCGGCCAGGGCTTCCCCACCAGCCGGGGCCACGGTGGCGCGCCCAACATCGAGGACTTCGATGGCGACGGGCAGCTGGAGATCGGCCTGGCGGGTGACTGGAACTACACCGTCTACGGCGCCAATGGCGCGGTGAAGTGGACGCTGCCCATCCAGGAGTACAGCTCGGGCAAGACGACCTCCACCACCTTCGATCTGGATGGCGATGGCAAGCTCGAGGTCATCTACGCCGACGAGCTCTGGCTGCGCATCCTCGACGGCGTGACGGGCGCGGTGCGGTGGCAGACGCGCCACAGCTCGGGTACCACGTACGAGTACCCCATCGTGGCGGACGTGGATGGGGACAACGCGGCGGAGATCCTCGTGGTGGAGAACAACCACGGGGCCCCGGGCTTCAACGGCCTGCGCGTGTACCACGACACCCAGGAGGGCTGGGCCAACACGCGGCGCATCTGGAACCAGCACGCCTACTCGGTGACGAACGTCAACAACGACGGCACCATCCCCGCTCAGCCGGCGACCAACTGGCTCAACCCGCAGCTGAACACCTTCCGCTCCAACACCGCGGGCTTCTTCGGTGAGGGCCCGAGCCCCTACGCCGCCGCGGACCTGGTGGCCTCCATCGTGTCCTCCGGGTGCGAGAGTGGCACGCTGTCCATCAACGCGCAGGTGCGCAACCAGGGCCAGGCCGCGGTGGCCGCCGGGCTGAAGGTGGCCTTCTACAAGGGCAACCCGGCCTCGGGTGGCACGCTGCTCGCCGTGGGCACCGTCCCCAACGCGCTGGCCGCGGGCGCCAGCGCCGGCGTGTCCGTCTCCTTCACCTCCACCTCCACCGGTACCGCCGAGGTGTTCGTCGTGGCGGACGATGACGGCACGGGCCAGGGCCGCGACATCGAGTGCCGCGAGGACAACAACTCCGCCTCCGCGTCGGTGGACCTGACGTGCAAGGCGACCCCGTCCAACCTGCCGCCGGTGGCCATCTGCCGCGACGTCACGGTGAGCGCGGATGCGACCTGCCGCGGTGGCGCCAGCGTGAACAACGGCAGCTACGACCCGGACAAGGGGCCGGCGCCGCTGTCCATCAACGAGGTGCCCAACGCGTCCTTCGGTCTGGGCAGCCACCCCGTCGTGCTGACGGCCTCCGACGGTGAGGCGAGCGCCCAGTGCACGGGCACCGTCACCGTGGTGGACACCACGAAGCCGGCCATGGAGTGCCCGGCCTCGCAGACCATCGAGACGTGCTCGGCGGCTGGCGCCAAGGCCAACTTCTCGACCACGGCCGTGGACAACTGCGGCCCGGCGCCCGTCACCTGCTCGAAGGCTTCCGGCTCCACCTTCCCGGTGGGTGATACGGCCGTGACCTGCTCCGCCAAGGATGGCTCGGGCAACGCGACGTCGTGCGGCTTCAACGTGAAGGTGGTGGGTGACTCCACCCCGCCTGTGCTCAGCTGCCCCACCTCGCCGGTGGTGGTGAACACGTGCTCCTGCGGCGGCGCCAAGGCCACCTTCGAGGCCAAGGCCACGGACAACTGCGGCCCGGTGGCTGTCACCTGCTCGAAGGCTTCCGGCTCCACCTTCCCCGACGGCGACACGGCCGTGAGCTGCTCGACGAAGGACGCCTTCGGCAACGCGGCCAGCTGCCGCTTCACCGTCCGCGTGCAGCAGGGTGGTGACTCCGTGCCCCCCACGCCGGGCGCGGACAAGGGCTACGAGCTGTGGGCGCCCAACCACAAGTACGAGTACGCCCCCATCAAGCTGTCGCAGTGCGCCGCGCCCGCGAAGGATGCGTGCGGCAACCCGCTGCCCCTGGATCGCTACGGCCGCATCCTGCGCATCACCTCGGACGAGGTCGAGGACGCCAATGGCAACGGTGATGGCCGTACCTGCAACGACATGGTCATCGTGAACAACACGTCCATGCAGCTGCGCGCCGAGCGCGAGGGCACGGGTGACGGCCGCGTCTACACCGTCCACTACGTGGTCAAGAACGACGCGGGCCTCTCCACGGAGAGCACCTGCCGCATCTACGTGCCGCACGACCAGTCCGGCCGCGGCGCGGTGGACAGCGGCGCGAAGTTCTGCGTTGGTACCGGTTGCCCGGGGAACACGGCGGAGCACAGCCCGCTCTGCAAGTGA
- a CDS encoding energy transducer TonB family protein, with amino-acid sequence MSTGPSVPEQGYRRKRRRNDPVRYLIAFLLALLAQGALFGVLILFAALQPAPPRPSKPASAVAMRPLSAQEWAKNRGQQAPNPNAPQTSKPVEKKKEPEKRPDGQVVDVAPGNQQEAPDAKHLAETNNKVEKETRAKEQTAHYRNAMPRTTARSAREGSGVSEESGQVAGNNGLGADDTPMNKGGQKPAFELPDAKRKQEIALKQDPNAPGPGMDVANRNESDEVVGNSKRMRIQVGSGEGEDGSEGRVGSPGIARLMPSQAVMDQIIGGAPNDHLKDVEEGEGTFLNTREWKYASFFNRVKQSVGTQWNPNAALVRRDPTGQTYSGKDRYTLLSVTLDERGQVADITIEKSSGLDFLDLEAVESFKRAQPFPNPPPGLLENDSKVRFSFGFFMEMGGGPRMRLFRQPN; translated from the coding sequence GTGTCGACAGGTCCTTCGGTTCCAGAGCAGGGGTACAGGCGCAAGCGGAGACGGAATGACCCCGTCCGCTACCTCATTGCCTTCCTGCTCGCCCTGCTGGCCCAGGGTGCCCTCTTCGGCGTCCTCATCCTCTTCGCCGCCCTTCAGCCGGCTCCTCCCCGGCCCTCCAAGCCCGCGAGCGCCGTGGCCATGCGCCCGCTGAGCGCCCAGGAATGGGCGAAGAACCGGGGGCAGCAGGCTCCGAACCCCAACGCTCCCCAGACCAGCAAGCCGGTGGAGAAGAAGAAGGAGCCGGAGAAGCGCCCGGATGGGCAGGTGGTGGATGTGGCTCCGGGAAATCAGCAGGAGGCCCCGGACGCCAAGCACCTCGCCGAGACGAACAACAAGGTGGAGAAGGAGACGCGCGCCAAGGAGCAGACGGCCCACTACCGCAACGCCATGCCGCGTACGACGGCGCGCAGCGCGCGCGAGGGCTCGGGCGTGAGCGAGGAGAGCGGCCAGGTGGCGGGCAACAACGGCCTGGGCGCGGATGACACGCCGATGAACAAGGGCGGCCAGAAGCCCGCCTTCGAGCTGCCCGACGCCAAGCGCAAGCAGGAGATCGCCCTCAAGCAGGATCCCAACGCGCCGGGCCCGGGCATGGACGTGGCCAACCGCAACGAGAGCGACGAGGTGGTCGGCAACTCCAAGCGGATGCGCATCCAGGTGGGCTCGGGCGAGGGCGAGGACGGCTCCGAGGGCCGCGTGGGCTCTCCGGGCATCGCCAGGCTGATGCCGTCGCAGGCCGTGATGGATCAGATCATCGGCGGGGCGCCCAACGATCACCTCAAGGACGTGGAGGAGGGCGAGGGCACCTTCCTCAACACCCGCGAGTGGAAGTACGCCAGCTTCTTCAACCGGGTGAAGCAGAGCGTGGGCACGCAGTGGAATCCGAACGCGGCGCTGGTGCGGAGGGATCCCACGGGCCAGACCTACAGCGGGAAGGATCGCTACACGCTGCTCAGCGTCACCCTGGACGAGCGCGGACAGGTGGCGGACATCACCATCGAGAAGAGCAGCGGGTTGGACTTCCTGGACCTGGAGGCCGTCGAGTCCTTCAAGCGGGCGCAGCCCTTCCCCAACCCGCCGCCGGGCCTGTTGGAGAACGACTCCAAGGTCCGCTTCTCGTTCGGATTCTTCATGGAGATGGGCGGCGGCCCGCGGATGCGCCTCTTCCGACAGCCCAACTGA
- a CDS encoding DUF885 domain-containing protein, with product MHVSSPRALIAALLVLLSACATTRPAAQAEAPALSPAQQALRRIVDAHFDEQFRRFPMAATARGLHTYDDQLAGFTPQEQLDWLAFLKTELAALPQQVDRSALPPLDRADYDIFQSNLKARILELEEVRGWERNPNTYLGLASGSVYQLINRDFAPLEQRMRSAVARMARLPAVFATGKAVLKNPPRIWTEIALQQAGGTRSLFVETLPQAFAPVKDAALQEAFKQEQAKVLAALEDYVRFLKQDLLPRSNGDFAIGESIYRRKLEYEEGVTEDIDSLLAWGSAELKRTQDEFREVARRIDATKAPMDVYRELGKEHPTPAELVPTTRAMLESIRQYLVDKRIITIPSEVRALVAETPSFNRALSFASMSTPGPYETRATEAYYYVTPPDPTWSAEQIEQHMSFYNHQALELVSIHEAYPGHYVQFLWTNRVDSKVRRLMGSGSFSEGWGLYTEQMMLETGYGGTGLKADKLKLNQLALYLQRLARYQVGLSLHTRGMTYEQAVRFFEEQAYMTRTNAEREARRGTSDPTYLVYALGKKMLLELREEAKARWGKEFTLQRFHDAVVSYGYPPVPVVRQLMFGDN from the coding sequence TTGCACGTCTCGTCCCCCCGCGCGCTCATCGCGGCGCTGCTCGTCCTGCTGTCCGCCTGTGCCACCACACGCCCCGCCGCCCAGGCGGAGGCTCCCGCGCTCTCCCCCGCCCAGCAGGCCCTGCGCCGCATCGTCGACGCGCACTTCGATGAGCAGTTCCGCCGCTTCCCCATGGCCGCCACGGCCCGGGGACTGCACACCTACGATGACCAGCTGGCCGGCTTCACTCCCCAGGAGCAGCTGGACTGGCTCGCCTTCCTGAAGACGGAGCTCGCCGCCCTGCCCCAGCAGGTGGATCGCTCGGCGCTGCCTCCGCTGGACCGGGCCGACTACGACATCTTCCAGTCCAACCTGAAGGCCCGCATCCTGGAGCTTGAGGAGGTGCGGGGCTGGGAGCGCAACCCGAACACCTATCTGGGCCTCGCCTCCGGCTCCGTCTACCAGCTCATCAACCGGGACTTCGCGCCCCTCGAGCAGCGGATGCGCTCGGCGGTGGCGCGCATGGCGCGGCTGCCCGCGGTGTTCGCCACGGGCAAGGCGGTGCTGAAGAACCCGCCGAGGATCTGGACGGAGATCGCGCTGCAGCAGGCGGGCGGGACGCGTTCGCTGTTCGTGGAGACGCTGCCCCAGGCCTTCGCGCCGGTGAAGGACGCGGCCCTGCAGGAGGCCTTCAAGCAGGAGCAGGCGAAGGTGCTCGCGGCGCTGGAGGACTACGTGCGCTTCCTGAAGCAGGACCTGCTGCCGCGCTCCAACGGTGACTTCGCCATCGGAGAGTCCATCTACCGCCGGAAGCTGGAGTACGAGGAGGGTGTCACCGAGGACATCGACAGCCTGCTGGCGTGGGGGAGCGCGGAGCTCAAGCGCACGCAGGACGAGTTCCGCGAGGTGGCGCGCCGGATCGACGCCACGAAGGCGCCCATGGACGTGTACCGGGAGCTCGGCAAGGAGCACCCCACTCCGGCGGAGCTGGTGCCCACCACGCGGGCGATGCTGGAGAGCATCCGCCAGTACCTGGTGGACAAGCGCATCATCACCATCCCGAGCGAGGTGCGGGCCCTGGTGGCGGAGACGCCGAGCTTCAACCGGGCCCTCTCCTTCGCCAGCATGAGCACCCCGGGCCCGTACGAGACGCGCGCCACCGAGGCCTACTACTACGTGACGCCGCCGGACCCGACCTGGAGCGCCGAGCAGATAGAGCAGCACATGAGCTTCTACAACCACCAGGCGCTGGAGCTCGTGTCCATCCACGAGGCCTACCCGGGCCACTACGTGCAATTCCTGTGGACGAACCGGGTGGACTCGAAGGTGCGGCGGCTGATGGGTAGCGGCTCCTTCAGCGAGGGCTGGGGCCTGTACACCGAGCAGATGATGTTGGAGACCGGCTACGGCGGCACGGGGCTGAAGGCGGACAAGCTGAAGCTGAACCAGCTGGCGCTCTACCTTCAGCGGCTGGCGCGCTACCAGGTGGGCCTGTCGCTGCACACGCGCGGCATGACGTACGAGCAGGCGGTGCGCTTCTTCGAAGAGCAGGCCTACATGACGCGCACCAACGCCGAGCGCGAGGCGCGCCGCGGCACGAGCGATCCCACCTATCTGGTGTACGCGCTGGGCAAGAAGATGCTCCTGGAGCTGCGCGAGGAGGCGAAGGCGCGCTGGGGCAAGGAGTTCACCCTTCAGCGTTTCCATGACGCCGTCGTGTCCTACGGCTACCCGCCCGTGCCCGTGGTTCGACAGTTGATGTTCGGCGACAACTGA